In Pseudomonas flavescens, the sequence TGGCCACCACCAGCGCCGGGTTGGCGTTTTCTTTGGGCCGGCGTGACGCGGAAGGCGCGATATCCCGTGACGAAGCCCTGGCCAATGCCCGGGATATCGTCGCCGCCACGGCCCTGCCGGTGGCCGCGGATCTGGAAAACGGTTACGGCGACAGCCCCCAGGACTGTGCCGAGACCCTGCGTCTGGCGGCAGCGGTCGGCCTGGTCGGTGGCTCCATCGAGGACGCCACCGGGCGCGCCGATGCCCCCATCTATGCGTTCGAGCTGGCAGTGGAGCGCATCCATGCCGCGGTCGCCGCTGCTCGTAGCCTGGGCTTTGCCTTCACCCTGACCGCGCGTGCAGAGAACTACCTGCACGGCCGCGCGGATCTGGACGACACCATCCGCCGTCTGGTGGCCTACGCCGAGGCGGGAGCCGACGTGCTCTATGCGCCGGGTCTGACAAGTCGCGAGGAGATCAGCGCGGTGGTGCAGGCGGTCGCGCCAAGACCGGTCAACGTGCTGGTCGGCTCGCCAAGCCTGAACCTGTCGCTGGACGAATTGGCCGAGCTCGGCGTCAAGCGCGTGAGCCTCGGCTCCAACCTGGCGCGGGTGGCTTATGGCGCCTTTCTGCAAGCCGCCACGGGGCTTGCCGACGGCGGCGATCTGCGTGGTGCCCAGCAAGCGGTGTCGTTCGACCGAATCAATGATCTGTTTCGCGGCTGAGCATGCGCAATTTTCTGATCGCGTTGCTGTTGCTCGTCATGGTGGGCGGGCCGCTGGCGCTGTACCGGCAGTGGATCGACGTGCCGCCACGCTGGAACCCCTGGGCACCGCTGGACCTGCGCGATGCGCCGAACTGGCTGACCGGCTACAAGCTTGGACGCCTGCAGGGCGATCCGGCGCTGTGCCGCACGGTGCTGGATACCTCGTCGCTGCGCTATGTGGCGTTGGCCGACAGCACACCTGCGGCCGACTGCCCGCTGACCAACACGGTGCGCGTGCAGGGCAGCGATGTACGCTTGAGCAGCAGTTTCATCGCCACCTGCCCGGTGGCGGCGGCATTCGCCCTGTTCGAGCGGCACGGTTTGCAGCCGGCGGCGCAGGAGGTGTTCGGCCAGCGCGTCACCCAGATCGACCATGTCGGCAGCTTCGCCTGCCGCACCATCGCCGGCAGTCAGCGGCGCAGCCAGCACGCTTCGGCCAATGCCCTGGATATCGTCGGCTTCCGCCTGGCCAATGGCAGCCGCATCAGCGTGCTGCGTGATTGGCCCGGCAGCGATGACAAATCGCTGTTTCTGCGCCAGGTACAGAAGGCTGCCTGCGCGAGCTTCAACACCACCCTGGGCCCCGACTACAACGCGGCTCACCGCGACCACTTCCATCTGGATATGGGCATGTTTCGGATGTGCCGCTGAGCGCTCAGACGGCCAGGCGTTGTTGCAGCGTCAGACGGCCGAGCAGCAGTTCCCAGGGATTCAGTGATTCCGCGAGCAACGCGTTGGTCTTGCTCCGTTCGCTTTCATCAAGCGTTGTCAGGGACTGCGGTTGCAGGGCCAGCTGATCGAGGGTGAGGGCACTTTCGGTGTCGTGCACCGAACAGACGAACTGGCGCTGCATCATCACATCTTCGAGGGTGCGAATGCCTTGTACCGGGGCCTCATCCGCCGCTGCCGGAGCGGGGAGCGGGAGCGTGCTATTGGCAGGGCTTTCCATCGACCACAGCACGCTGCGCAGAATCTGGTCGTACAGCGCCGAGCTGGCACTCGAGGGTGTACCGGCTTTCTGAGACGCGACCCGGGGATCACCGGGAATACGGGAGATGACATCGAACATCGGGCGGCTGGCTCTGGCAAACTATCGCATAGACAGGCTATCGGCCGATCAAGGCCCACATTGAGCCCTTTACCGTTATCGATGGACGATCCGCAATGAGTGAAAGACAGCCCGCCGCGCGTATCCGCATGGAGGCCCTCGCCCCGCACCTGCATGAAGCAGCGCAACAGTGGGCGCAGCGCCTCGGGTTGCCGGTGGAGGGGGAGGCCGAGTTCGCGCTGCAGCTGGGCGAAGCCGGCTTGCAACTGGTCGAACTTGGCCCTCAGGCGCCGGGGCCGGTGCGGGTGGATTTCGTCGAGGGCGCGGTCGCGCACCGGCGTCAGTTCGGGGGTGGTGCCGGGCAGATGATCGCCAAGGCCGTGGGCATCCAGCCGGGCATCCGGCCCCGGATGCTGGATGCCACCGCTGGTCTCGGACGCGATGCCTTCGTGCTCGCCAGCCTCGGTTGCACCGTCAGCCTGATCGAGCGCCAGCCGCTGATCGGCGCGCTGCTCGAGGACGGCCTGCTGCGGGCTGCCGCCGATGCCGAGGTGGCGGCCATCGTCGCGCGCATGCGTCTGCTGCAGGGCAACGCCATTTCCATCATGGCCGACTGGCAAGAGCAAGCGCCTCAGGTGATCTACCTAGACCCGATGTTTCCCCATCGCGACAAGAGCGCACTGGTGAAGAAGGAGATGCGCCTGTTCAGGCCTTTCGTTGGAGACGATCCGGATGCTCCGGCGTTGCTGGAAGCGGCCCTCGAACTCGCCAGCCACCGCGTGGTGGTCAAACGCCCACGCAAGGCGCCGATCATCGAGGGGGCGAAACCAGGTTATGCACTGGAGGGTAAGTCCAGCCGTTACGACATTTACCCGCTGAAGAAACTCACGCCTTAGAACCTGTTCACGATCTTTCGGCTCGACTTCAGCGCTTTAGCTGCAAAGTGGGGCGAAAGCAGCCGTTCGCCGATCCATTGTGGGAGCGCGCCACGCGCGCGAAAAATCGCGGGCATGGACTGGGCGTCCCCGCCCGCTCCCACAGATACTGCGCCGATGACCGCTAACGCCTTGTAGCAGTCTCTCTACTGTCGCCTAGAAAGATCGTGAACAGGTTCTTGAGCGAACCGCTCTGCGGTCTCGATCCAACCTGAACGTTTTTACTGGCACCTACCTCAGATTCTGAACGGATGCACCAGACATCCGAGCGAACCGAGGTAGCCCCATGAGCGAGACCATCACTGACGGCTCACAACGCCGTGCGATTTCCCTGTCGTTGAACGGCAGCCCCCTCAACATCGAGGTGTATCCGTGGATCACCGCCCTCGATCTGCTGCGTGAAGAACTCGACCTGATCGGCACCAAGAAGGGCTGTGATCACGGTCAGTGCGGTGCCTGCACGGTGCTGCTCGACGGCCGCAGGGTCAACGCCTGTCTGACCCTGGCGGTGATGCTCGACGGCCACGAGCTGACGACCATCGAAGGGCTGGCGCAGAACGGCGAGCTGCATCCGATGCAGCGCGCTTTCGTCAAACACGATGCCTTCCAGTGCGGCTACTGCACGCCCGGACAGATCTGTTCGGCGGTCGGTCTGGCGGCTGAAGGGCGCATCGACGATGCCGCTGACATTCGCGAGCGGATGAGCGGCAACCTGTGCCGCTGCGGTGCCTACAGCAACATCGTCGCGGCCATCGAAGAAGCCTTGCCGGCCTGTGAAAAGGCGGTGCGCCCATGACGCCTTTCGCCTACAGCAAACCCCAGGGCATCGACGAAGCCGTGCGCCTGGCCGGGCCGGACAGCCTGTTCATCGCCGGTGGCACCAACATCGTCGACCTGATGAAGGAAAACCTGGTGCGGCCCAAGCGGCTGATCGACATCAATGCCTTGCCCCTGCGCGACGTGGAGCCCACTGCCGATGGTGGCCTGCGCATCGGAGCGCTGGTCAGCAATGCCGATCTGGCCTGGCACCCGGAGGTGGAGGGTCGCTATCCGCTGCTCAGCCAGGCGCTGTTGTCCGGTGCCTCGCCGCAGTTGCGCAACATGGCCAGTGCCGGCGGCAACCTGCTGCAGCGTACCCGCTGCCATTACTTCTACGACAGCCAGGTGCCGTGCAACAAGCGCGAGCCCGGCAGTGGTTGCCCGGCGCGCGTGGGCCTCAACCGCTACCACGCGCTATTCGGTGCCAGTGAGCACTGCGTGGCGGTACACCCCTCGGACTTCTGCGTGGCGCTCGCCGCGCTCGACGCTCAGGTGGTAATCATCGGCCCCGGCGGCGAGCGCCGCGTGCCCTTCGCCGAGTTCCATCGCCTGCCGGGCGATACCCCACAGCAGGATACCGTGCTGGAGGCGGGTGAGCTGATCCTGGCCATCGAGTTGCCGGCCGAGGGTTTCGCCTCCCATCACGCCTACCTCAAGTTGCGTGATCGGGCCTCGTTCGCCTTCGCCCTGGTATCGGTGGCGGCGGCGCTGAAGTTCGATGCCGATGGGCAGATCCGCCAGGCGCGCCTGGCCCTGGGCGGGGTTGCGCACAAACCCTGGCGGCGCATCGAGGTGGAGGACAGCCTGGTCGGCCTGACCGCCAGCAACGAGCACTTCGAGGCGGCCGCGGAGTTGCTTCTCCGCGATGCTCAGCCGCTGATCCACAACGGCTTCAAGGTGGAGCTGGCGCGCCGCGCCATCGTTCGCGCCCTGACCACCGCCGCAGAAGGAGACCGCCCATGAACGCGCCTACGCTCGGCAAACCCCTCGACCGTGTCGACGGCCCGCTGAAGGTCAGTGGCCAGGCCCGTTATGCGGCTGAATATCCCGCCGATGATCTGCTGCACGGCAGCGTGATCTGCAGCGTGATCGCACGCGGCCGCATCACCCGCATCGATGCCTCGGCAGCCGAGGCTCTGCCTGGGGTCAAACGGGTGCTCAGCCATGAAAGTCGTCCGCCAATGGCGCAGGACGATGAGAGCTATGAAGACGACGACGCGGCCGACGGCTCGCCCTTTCGTCCGCTGTTCAACGCGCGCGTGCGCTACAGCGGCCAGCCCGTGGCACTGGTGGTCGCCGACAGTCTGGAGCTCGCTCGCCATGCCGCTTCGCTGGTGCGCATCGAGTACCAGCAGCAGCCTCATGCCACGGACCTTCTGCAGGTGCTCGACAGTGCCCATGCAGCGCCGGCCGAACTGCCGGAGCGTCGTGGCGACGCCGATGCGATCATCGCGGGTGCACCGCTGCGCCTGGAGCTCGAATACGAGCTACCCAACGAGTATCACCACCCCATGGAGCCCCATGCCTCGACGGTGATCTTCCAGGCCGACGGTAGCTTGCTGGTGCACGACAAGACCCAGGGGCCGCAGAACAGTCAGCAGTACCTGGCCAGCGTGCTCAAGCTCGACCCTGCGCGGGTGCGTATTCTGTCGTCCTTCGTTGGCGGCGCGTTCGGTTCGGGGCTGCGCCCGCAGTATCAGTTGCCACTGGCGGCCATGGCGGCCTTGACCTTGCAGCAATCGGTACGTGTCACGCTCACCCGCCAGCAGATGTTCACCTTCGGCTATCGCCCCCGTACCGTGCAGCGGCTGCAACTGGGCGCAGCCGCCGACGGCAGGCTGCAGGGGCTGGTGCACGAAGTGATCGGCCAGACCTCGCGCTTCGAAGACTTCACCGAACACGTCGCCGAGTGGTCGGGCATGCTCTACCACTGCGACCATCTGCGCCTGGCCTATCGTTTGGCGCCACTGGACGTTTACACCCCGCTGGACATGCGCGCGCCTGGCGCCGCGACAGGGCTGTTCGCCCTGGAATCGGCCATGGACGAACTGGCCTGGGCGGCTGGCGTCGACCCCGTGCAACTGCGCCTGACCAACTACGCGGAAACCAACCAGAACGAAGGCAAGCCATACTCCAGCAAGGAGCTGCGAGCCTGCTACCAACAGGGCGCCGACGCTTTCGGCTGGAGCAAGCGCAGCCCGCAACCGCGCAGCATGCGCGTGGGTGATCAACTGATCGGCTACGGCATGGCCACCGGGGTGTGGGAGGCTATGCAGATGCCGGCCAGTGCCCGCGCCACGCTGACCGCCGATGGTCGTCTGATCGTCGCCAGCGCGACCTGCGACATCGGCCCTGGCACTGCCACGGTCATGACTCAGATCGCCGCCGACACCCTCGGTATGGATCCCGCCCGTGTCGAGTTCCGACTTGGCGACTCGAGCCTGCCCAAGGCGCCGTTGCAGGGCGGCTCCTTCACCGTATCTTCGGTCGGCAGTGCGGTGCGCGAAGCCTGTCTGGCGCTGGCTGAACAGCTCTGCGATGCTGCCCGGCAACTGCCCGGGGCGCCCTTCAGCGATGCCAGCGCATTGCGTTTCGCCGGCGGTCGCGTGCAGCAGGGCGAGGATACCGAGCGGTCGGTAGATCTCGACACGCTGCTGGCTCGCCACGGCAGCCTCGAAGCTGAGGTGCAGGCACAGCCCGGCAAACTGCGCGAGCGCTATGCCAGCGCCACCCACTCGGCGGTGTTCGTCGAGGTGCAGGTGGATGAGGCCTTGGGCACCGTGCGGGTTACCCGGGTGGTCAGCGCGATTGCCGCTGGCCGGGTGATCAATGCCAAGACCGCGCGCAGCCAGATTCTCGGTGGTGTGGTCTGGGGTATCGGCATGGCCCTGCACGAGGAGGCGATGATCGATCACGAGCTGGGTCGCTGCATGAACCACAACCTGGCCGATTATCACCTGCCGGTGCATGCGGACATTGGTGATATCGAGGTGATCTTCGTCGACGAGGACGACCCGATCGTCAACCCGCTGGGCTCCAAGGGCGTTGGTGAAATCGGTATCGTCGGCGTCGCTGCGGCAGTGGCCAATGCGGTCTATCACGCCACCGGCAAGCGTATCCGCCAGTTGCCGATCACCCTCGACAAGCTGCTTTGAGCGACGCAGATGACGGGTCCGCCGCGGCAGGCCCGTCATCGCGTTGTCCCGGTTCGCTACGCACCACCAGCCAGATACCCACTCCAGAAATCACCGTGCCCAGGCCCATCAGCCAGGACAGCGGCTCACCGAACATCGCCCAGGCCCACACCAGGGTCACTGCCGGGCTCAGGTACAGCACGCTGGCCACCCGGGTTGGCGTCGAGCGCTTCAGGCACAGCCAGTACAAGCCGTAGCCGCCGGTGGTGGAAATGCTCGTCCACAGCACGCTCAGGGCGAAACCAGTGGAGGGCAGCGGCATCAGGCTGCCGTCCATTGCGGCCAGCAGCGCAAACGGCACGCAACAGATGCAGCACTGCAGCCACAGGTTGCCGAGCAGGTCGAGCGACGATGTGGCCTTGGTGCGTTTCTGCCACAGAGTGGCGATCGCCAGCGAGAGCATGCCCAGCAGTGGCAAACCATAGACCCACAACTGCGCATCGCCCCAAGCCAGCGCATCCGAGGTGACCAGCACCACGCCCGTCAGACCGATGATCAGGCCGAGCCGGGTGCGCCAACCCAGATGTTGTCGGAACACCAGCACGCTGAGCAGGGCGACCCCCATGGGCAGCAGGTCGGCCAATAGAGCGGCGAGCCCGGCAGGCACGCCCAGGGCGATGCCCTGAACCACACCGGCCAGGTAACCGCCCATCGCCAGCAAACCGATGCCGGCGTGGCGCAGCAGGGTGGCAGGCGAGGCGTGGCGCAGACGCGGTAACGCCCAGGGCGCCAGCAGCAGCGCGAACAGCAGGCTGCGCCAGAACACTACCAGCATGGCGGGTGCATGATCGAGGGAGAAGCGGGCGCCGATAAAGCCCGAGCTCCAGATCACCACCAGCGCCGCTTCGAGTACCAGCAGCGGAATGGCGACGGGCCAGAGGCGAGCGGTGGGTGCAGAGGACATGGCAGATGACCGGACGAAGGGTGTAGGTCCAGGCTACGAAAGCGGGATAATCTAATAAATCAAAATGTATTGAATCAATCGTTCGGATTTTTTGAATTATGAGCGCCATACTCGACATCGAACTGATCCGCACCTTCCACACGGTGGCGCGCAGCGGCCGCTTCAAGGCCGCCGCCGAGCAACTGCACAAGAGTCCGGCGGCGATCAGCGTGCATATCCAGCGCCTGGAAGCGGTCGCCGGGGGGCGGTTGTTCGACCGCGACAATCAGTCGGTGGCGTTGACCGTGCTGGGCAAACGGCTGTTGCGCTCGACCAGCGAACTGCTCAGCACCCACGACCGGGTGCTCGCCGAGCTGCACGGCCCGCGGCTGGTCGGGCGCATTCGACTGGGAATACCCGACGAGTACGCCGCCCATGTGATCCGCGACATCCTGCCGGTCTTCGCGGCGGCCTGGCCCAACGTGGTGCTGGAGGTGAAGACCGCCTCCAGCTACACGCTGCGTGACCAGGTGCAGGCCGGCAAGCTGCATGCTGCGGTGCTTAACCTGCCGCTGCAGCAGCGCGAGCCCAGGGCCCAGGCGCTGGTCGCCACCACGCCGGTATGGGTCGCGGCGGCGTCCCATCCGCAGCCCGGAAAAGGCATCATCCCACTGGCCATTCACGCCGCCGACTGCCCGTACCGCAGCCTGATGCTGGAGTCGCTGAAAGTGGCCGGTCACACCTGGCGGGTGGTGCTGGAAAGCCCGTCCAGCCAGGCCATCAGGGCCTGCGTCGAGTCGGGGCTGGCAATTACCCTGATGGATCGCGCGAAAATGAGCAGCGCCATGCGCATCGTCGAGGAACTGCCCCAGGCCACTGAGCACCAGGTGGTGTTCCTGCGCTCATCCAGGGCGCGCGACAACGAGGCGATCGAGCTGCTTGCCCAGGCCATTCATCAGCATTTCCGGCTGTGAGCAGGGTGCCTGCAGCGAATGCCTTCACCCAGGGTTTCGCGTGTAGCGACTTGTAGACGACCGGTCTATTTTTTTCTATCATGCGCGGCATATGAAAAAACCAGCTCAAGACATGCGACAGCACATCATCGATGTGGCCAAGTCGCTGATGACCCATAAAGGCTATACCGCCGTGGGCCTGGCAGAGGTATTGAGTACCGCTGGCGTGCCCAAGGGGTCGTTCTACTACTACTTCAAGTCGAAGGAAGAGTTCGGCCAGGCGTTGCTGGAGGAGTACTTCTCCGAATACCTGGGGCGTGTCGATGCGCTCATGGCGCGGCCGGGTAGCGGCGCCGAGCGTCTACTGGCCTACTTCAACTACTGGACGGAGACTCAGGGCACCGAGCTTCCCGAGGGCAAGTGCCTGGTCGTGAAACTGGGCGCAGAGGTCTGTGACCTGTCCGAAGACATGCGTGGCGTTCTCGAAAGAGGGACGGCGAAGATCATTCAGCGCATCACCGCCTGTGTCGATATGGGCGTCGCCGATGGCAGCGTCGATGCGGATGGAAATAGCAGAGACTTCGCTGAATCGCTCTATCAACTCTGGCTGGGGGCCAGTCTCCTGGTGAAGGTGAACAAGTCCACCGAGTCTTTCGACACCGCCATGAGCATGACCAAGCGCCTGCTTCGTTAGCATGCGCTTTTTTTTACCCGGTAACTAGACGACCGGTCTACTTTTGGATGATTCAGATGACTGACAACAGCGCACTTACCGATCTTTTCTCGCCCACCCGAATGGGCTCCATCGAACTGGCGAACCGTATCGTCATGGCGCCGGTAACGCGCAGCCGCTACGACGAGGACGGTGTACCCGGCGAACTGCATGCCACCTACTACGCGCAGCGTGCCACCGCTGGATTGATCGTGGCCGAGGCCACCAACATCTCTGCCCAGGGCCGAGGTTATGCCGCCACACCCGGCATCTGGAGCGATGAGCAGGTGGCGGGCTGGCGCAAGGTCACGGATGCGGTGCATGCGGCAGGAGGCAAGATCGTCAGCCAGCTCTGGCACGTCGGGCGCTTTTCCAGTGTCGAGCTGCAGCCCGGTGGGCAGGCGCCGGTAGCACCGTCGGCGATCGGGGCCGAAGGCAACACCTATACGACGGCAGGCTTTGTCCCCGTATCGATGCCGCGGGCGCTGGAGACCGATGAAATTTCCGGAATCATCGATCAGTACAGGCTCGCCGCTGCAAACGCCAAGCGGGCAGGCTTCGATGGCGTCGAGGTCCACTCCGCCAACAGCTACCTGCTCGACCAGTTTCTGCGGGATTCCACCAACCAGCGTACCGACCGATACGGTGGCTCGATCGAGAACCGCGCGCGCCTCACCCTGGAAGTCACTCGTGCCGTCATCGAGATCTGGGGCAGTGATCGGGTCGGCATCCGCTTGTCGCCGGTGACTCCTGATGCCGGCAATACGCCGCCCGACAGCAACGTCATGGCGCTGCATGGCTATCTCATCGAGCAACTCAACCACCTGAGTCTGGCCTATCTGCACGTCGTCGAAGGCGCGACGGCCACCTCCCGCGAGGTTCCGCCGGGCGTGGACATGGATGCCTTGAGCGGCCTGTTCGATGGCCCCTTCATCGGCAACAACAACTACGACCTGGACATGGCCATCGAGCGCCGCGGCCAGGGGAAGATCGATGCAGTGGCCTTTGGTCGTCTGTTCATCTCGAACCCCGACCTGGTGCAGCGCTTGCGCGTCGGCGCCGAGCTGACCATCGCGCCGCGTGAGTCCTATTACGGCGGCGGCGCCAAGGGCTACACCGATTGGCCCCTCGGCAACTACTGAGCCGAGCCCTCGCTTGGCCCGTCATCGCTTTCTCTCTCAGCCAGCATCACCGTTGAACGGTAAAGGTGGATATGAATCATCTCAGCAATAAAACAGCGATCGTCACCGGCGCCTCATCCGGCATCGGCGCAGCGACGGCCAGGGCACTCGCGGCGCGGGGCGCCAATGTCGTCGCCGCTGCCCTGGACGACGAGGGGCTGACAGCCCTGGTCAGCGAGCTTCGTGCCTCGGGCCATGCCGCGGTGAGTTGCGTGACCGATGTGACGAGTCTCGAAGACACCAAGCGCCTCGCGCAATTTGCCGTAGAGACCTACGGCTCGGTGGATATCTTGGTCAACAACGCCGGCTTGATGCTGTTCTCCAATTGGCTCGACGTCGCTGTCGAGGATTGGAACGCCATGATCGACGTGAACATCAAGGGCTATCTCAACACCATTGCCGCGGTGCTGCCTCTGATGATCGAGCGCAAGTCCGGCCAGATTCTCAACATGGATTCGGTTGCCGGGCACCAGGTGGGCGCCGCTGCCGGTGTTTACAGCGCCACGAAGTTTTTCGTGCAGGCCATGACGGAATCGATGCGCAAGGAGCTGGGCGTCCACCACGGCATCCGTGCCAGCACCATCAGCCCGGGCGTTATCAACACCGGCTGGGCAGACAAGGTCAACGACCCTGAAGGCCGCAAGGCTGCCAGGGCGCTCAATGAAATCGCCATCGCGCCCGAAGACATCAGCCGTGCGGTGCTTTACGCACTCGATCAGCCGGCCAACGTCACCGTGAACGATTTGATCATCTCGCCAACCCGCCAGGATTGGTGATCGCCCCGGCAACCCCGCGATTCACCCATCGAACAGCACACTCAACCACAGGAGCACTCATTCATGAGCAACAACATCAAGGCAGTCGCCACTCGCGATTACAACGCCGTCATCGAGACGGCCAGCAAATACGTCGAAGGCCTGCGCGCCGGGAGCGTGGCGACCATCGAGCAGGCGTTCCACCCGGATGCGGTGATGTACGGCTTCACCAACGGTCAACTGCTCGGCGGCCCGATCAGCAATCTGTATCGGTTCGTCGAAACCAATGGCGATGCACCGGACATCACCACCCGCCTGGACGTGCTGGCAATCACTCCAACGACGGCTGTCGTGCGGGTCGACATGGAGAAGGACGCTATCGGTGCCGACTACAACGACTACCTGACGCTGCTCAAGGTCGACGGCAACTGGAAGGTCATCGCCAAGGTCTACCACCAGTTCGAAGGTTGATCCGCTACTGGTATCCGCGCCGCTGAAGCAGCGGCGCTCCCTCTCATTTCAGGAGAATCCCATGTCCAGAGTATTTATCGTCGGTGCGGCCGGTAAGGTGGGCAAGCGTCTGGTAAAGATCCTCGGTACTGTCGGTCATGATGTCGTCGCGCTGCATCGCAAGGCCGAGCAGGCGCAGGAACTCGAGGCGCTTGGCGCAACGGCGGTTCATGCAAACCTCACCGAACTGCAAGCCTCGTCTCTGGCCGCGATGATGACGGGCAGCGACGTCGTGGTGTTCACCGCTGGCGCTGGTGGCGCCGGTATGGCGTTAACCAACGCGATCGATGGCAAGGGGCTGGAAACCAGCGTGGCTGCAGCCCGGTTGGCAGGCGTGCGGCGCTTTCTGTTGGTGTCTGCGTTCCCGGAAGCGATGCGCGGCGAAGAAACCTCCGAAGGTTTCGAGAACTACATGAAGGTAAAGAAAAGCGCCGACGTGCACCTGGCGTCTTCCGAACTGGATTGGGTCGTCGTCAGGCCAGGCACGCTGCTCGACGAGCCGGGTAGCGGTAACGTTCATGCCGGTCTGGCCATCCCCTATGGCGAGATTGCGCGCGACGATGTGGCCGAGTTTCTCGCGGCACTGATCGACAAGCCCGAGCTGACGCGGCAGATCATCGAACTCACGCAGG encodes:
- a CDS encoding alkene reductase yields the protein MTDNSALTDLFSPTRMGSIELANRIVMAPVTRSRYDEDGVPGELHATYYAQRATAGLIVAEATNISAQGRGYAATPGIWSDEQVAGWRKVTDAVHAAGGKIVSQLWHVGRFSSVELQPGGQAPVAPSAIGAEGNTYTTAGFVPVSMPRALETDEISGIIDQYRLAAANAKRAGFDGVEVHSANSYLLDQFLRDSTNQRTDRYGGSIENRARLTLEVTRAVIEIWGSDRVGIRLSPVTPDAGNTPPDSNVMALHGYLIEQLNHLSLAYLHVVEGATATSREVPPGVDMDALSGLFDGPFIGNNNYDLDMAIERRGQGKIDAVAFGRLFISNPDLVQRLRVGAELTIAPRESYYGGGAKGYTDWPLGNY
- a CDS encoding nuclear transport factor 2 family protein; protein product: MSNNIKAVATRDYNAVIETASKYVEGLRAGSVATIEQAFHPDAVMYGFTNGQLLGGPISNLYRFVETNGDAPDITTRLDVLAITPTTAVVRVDMEKDAIGADYNDYLTLLKVDGNWKVIAKVYHQFEG
- a CDS encoding SDR family oxidoreductase, with the protein product MSRVFIVGAAGKVGKRLVKILGTVGHDVVALHRKAEQAQELEALGATAVHANLTELQASSLAAMMTGSDVVVFTAGAGGAGMALTNAIDGKGLETSVAAARLAGVRRFLLVSAFPEAMRGEETSEGFENYMKVKKSADVHLASSELDWVVVRPGTLLDEPGSGNVHAGLAIPYGEIARDDVAEFLAALIDKPELTRQIIELTQGPTAIPVAVSQLIPVRAS
- a CDS encoding SDR family oxidoreductase, whose protein sequence is MNHLSNKTAIVTGASSGIGAATARALAARGANVVAAALDDEGLTALVSELRASGHAAVSCVTDVTSLEDTKRLAQFAVETYGSVDILVNNAGLMLFSNWLDVAVEDWNAMIDVNIKGYLNTIAAVLPLMIERKSGQILNMDSVAGHQVGAAAGVYSATKFFVQAMTESMRKELGVHHGIRASTISPGVINTGWADKVNDPEGRKAARALNEIAIAPEDISRAVLYALDQPANVTVNDLIISPTRQDW